The Acidobacteriota bacterium genome includes a region encoding these proteins:
- a CDS encoding response regulator transcription factor, producing the protein MSRVLVVEDDTHIRDLIVLHLGLEGLETDAVGDGLEGLARAASQSYDLIVLDLMLPGMDGVSICRSIRREGPNQDVPIMMLTARREESDKVLGLESGADDYLAKPFGIRELFARVRALLRRPRRSQLQAEAASAGERPVEIHGLHIDPARRGLRVRGKDVDLTAQEFRLLSVLATHPGIVFSREALLTRVWPDHTYVTERSVDSLVKRLRRRVEEDPANPAIILTVWGSGYKCADV; encoded by the coding sequence ATGTCCCGCGTCCTGGTCGTCGAAGACGACACGCACATCCGCGATCTCATCGTCTTGCATCTCGGCCTGGAGGGCCTGGAGACCGATGCCGTGGGTGACGGCCTGGAAGGGCTGGCGCGAGCCGCGTCGCAGTCGTACGACCTGATCGTGCTCGACCTGATGCTGCCGGGCATGGACGGCGTGTCGATCTGCCGATCGATCCGGCGGGAGGGGCCGAACCAGGACGTGCCGATCATGATGCTCACCGCGCGGCGCGAGGAGAGCGACAAGGTGCTGGGCCTTGAAAGCGGCGCCGACGACTATCTCGCCAAGCCGTTCGGCATTCGTGAATTGTTCGCCCGGGTGCGGGCGCTGTTGCGGCGGCCACGACGGTCGCAGCTGCAGGCCGAAGCCGCGTCGGCCGGTGAACGCCCGGTCGAGATCCACGGGCTGCATATCGACCCCGCGCGGCGGGGCCTGCGTGTTCGCGGCAAGGACGTCGACCTCACGGCGCAGGAGTTCCGCCTCCTGTCCGTGCTCGCGACGCATCCGGGCATCGTGTTCAGCCGCGAAGCGCTGCTGACGCGCGTGTGGCCCGATCACACCTACGTCACCGAACGCAGCGTCGATTCGCTGGTCAAGCGGCTGCGCCGGCGCGTGGAGGAAGATCCTGCCAACCCGGCCATCATCCTCACCGTCTGGGGCAGTGGCTACAAGTGTGCCGATGTCTAG
- a CDS encoding Spy/CpxP family protein refolding chaperone: MTQTLKFSLAAGFVAVVLAAGSALVTAQDGQMPRRGPGQGPGVGGPPPDGMRGPGGPRGPMGMGNGPGFRELDLTDDQKAQVKAIGESHRAEFKAAGEKMRAARQGMRALIEADALDEAAVRAKSIEVAAAEADLALLNAKVRTQTLQILTAEQLAKHKEREAQRQSLPRKQRQQGRR, translated from the coding sequence ATGACCCAGACACTGAAGTTTTCCCTCGCCGCGGGGTTCGTCGCGGTCGTTCTCGCGGCAGGATCGGCACTCGTCACGGCGCAGGACGGCCAGATGCCGCGGCGCGGTCCCGGCCAAGGCCCCGGCGTGGGCGGACCGCCCCCCGACGGCATGCGCGGACCTGGCGGGCCACGGGGTCCCATGGGTATGGGCAACGGACCCGGTTTCCGCGAGTTGGACCTGACCGACGACCAGAAGGCGCAGGTCAAGGCGATTGGCGAATCGCACCGGGCCGAGTTCAAGGCCGCGGGCGAGAAAATGCGGGCCGCGCGTCAAGGCATGCGCGCGCTGATCGAGGCCGACGCGCTGGATGAGGCCGCGGTGCGCGCCAAGAGCATCGAGGTGGCAGCCGCCGAAGCCGACCTGGCCCTCCTCAATGCCAAGGTCCGGACCCAGACGCTGCAGATCCTGACCGCTGAGCAGCTCGCGAAGCACAAGGAGCGTGAGGCCCAACGCCAGTCGCTGCCCAGAAAGCAGCGGCAGCAAGGACGTCGCTAA